In Vibrio diazotrophicus, the following proteins share a genomic window:
- a CDS encoding DUF547 domain-containing protein translates to MKRLLAYALLLFSPLSFSAPKSDLWPYWNVSNQQSSTSLSHHKWQAILDIYLISQGDYTLFKYALVTPSDKEKLTQYLSDLSNTDPRELNKKEQYAYWVNLYNALTVQLILDNYPVASITKIGSWFGFGPWDDEIANVAGKPLTLNDIEHRILRPIWGDPRTHYAINCASLGCPNLQPKAFTAENTELLLEKAARDFINSHKGVSYQDGQLTLSSIYDWFAQDFGSRTQLFDHLSKYRTGVTHYEGKIKYEYDWKLNEKK, encoded by the coding sequence ATGAAAAGACTCCTTGCGTATGCACTTTTGCTGTTCTCACCACTTTCGTTTTCGGCACCTAAATCCGATTTATGGCCTTATTGGAATGTCAGCAATCAACAAAGCAGTACTTCACTATCTCACCACAAATGGCAAGCCATCCTAGACATTTATCTTATCTCTCAGGGCGATTACACCTTGTTTAAATACGCCCTAGTCACGCCATCCGATAAAGAGAAACTCACACAATATTTATCTGATTTATCAAATACTGACCCAAGAGAACTGAACAAAAAAGAACAGTATGCATATTGGGTAAACCTCTATAACGCACTCACAGTGCAACTCATATTGGATAATTACCCTGTAGCCTCAATCACCAAAATCGGTAGTTGGTTTGGTTTTGGTCCATGGGATGATGAAATCGCAAATGTGGCAGGAAAGCCTTTAACGCTCAATGATATAGAACATCGAATTTTAAGGCCTATTTGGGGTGACCCGAGAACACATTATGCAATCAATTGTGCCAGCCTAGGATGCCCCAACCTGCAACCAAAAGCATTCACCGCGGAAAATACTGAGCTTCTGTTAGAAAAGGCGGCTCGTGATTTCATCAATAGTCATAAGGGTGTTTCGTATCAAGATGGCCAACTGACCCTTTCTTCTATTTATGATTGGTTTGCGCAAGATTTTGGTAGCAGAACTCAATTATTTGACCATCTGAGCAAATACCGAACGGGAGTAACTCATTATGAAGGGAAAATAAAATATGAGTACGACTGGAAATTGAATGAGAAGAAATAA
- the leuD gene encoding 3-isopropylmalate dehydratase small subunit, producing MAGFQKHTGLVVPLDAANVDTDAIIPKQFLQKVNRIGFGKHLFHDWRFLDDAGEQPNPDFVMNQARYKGASILLARENFGCGSSREHAPWALADYGIQVMIAPSFADIFYGNSINNQMVPVRLTEQEVDEIFQYVQANEGAQVTVDLEKMIVTANGKEYGFEIDEFRRHCLLNGLDNIGLTLQHEAKIAEYEAKIPSFLR from the coding sequence ATGGCAGGTTTTCAAAAACATACAGGCTTAGTTGTTCCTCTAGATGCAGCGAACGTCGATACAGATGCAATTATTCCTAAGCAGTTTCTACAAAAAGTAAATCGCATTGGTTTTGGTAAGCACCTTTTCCATGACTGGCGCTTCCTTGATGATGCTGGTGAGCAACCAAATCCAGATTTCGTCATGAACCAAGCTCGTTACAAAGGTGCGAGTATTCTGCTAGCGCGTGAGAACTTCGGCTGTGGTTCTTCTCGTGAACACGCACCATGGGCACTTGCTGACTATGGTATTCAGGTGATGATCGCTCCAAGCTTTGCAGACATTTTTTATGGCAACTCTATCAACAACCAAATGGTTCCTGTTCGTTTAACCGAGCAAGAAGTTGATGAGATTTTCCAATATGTTCAAGCAAACGAAGGTGCGCAGGTTACCGTTGATCTGGAAAAAATGATCGTGACAGCAAACGGTAAAGAATATGGATTCGAAATCGATGAATTCCGTCGTCACTGTTTGCTAAATGGCCTAGACAACATTGGTCTGACTCTGCAACACGAAGCTAAAATCGCAGAGTATGAAGCGAAAATTCCTTCATTCTTAAGATAG
- the leuC gene encoding 3-isopropylmalate dehydratase large subunit gives MGKTLYEKVYDAHVVVAAEGENPILYIDRHLVHEVTSPQAFDGLREKGRKLRQVSKTFATMDHNVSTTTKDINASGEMARIQMQTLAKNCEEFGVTLYDINHKYQGIVHVMGPELGITLPGMTIVCGDSHTATHGAFGSLAFGIGTSEVEHVMATQTLKQARAKTMKIEVKGKVAPGITAKDIVLAIIGKTTAAGGTGYVVEFCGEAIRDLSMEGRMTVCNMAIELGAKAGLIAPDQTTFDYIKGRKFAPTGADWDAAVEYWQTLKTDEDAKFDAVVTLDAASIRPQVTWGTNPGQVIAVDTPIPSPESFSDPVERVSAEKALAYMGLEAGKMLSDYKVDKVFVGSCTNSRIEDMRAAAAVAKGKKVASHVQALIVPGSEQVKAQAEAEGLDKIFIEAGFEWRLPGCSMCLAMNNDRLGAGERCASTSNRNFEGRQGRDGRTHLVSPAMAAAAAIAGHFVDIRNK, from the coding sequence ATGGGCAAAACATTATATGAAAAAGTCTACGACGCCCACGTCGTAGTTGCCGCGGAAGGCGAAAACCCAATTCTATACATCGACCGTCACTTGGTTCATGAGGTAACTTCACCTCAAGCGTTTGATGGCTTACGCGAGAAAGGACGCAAACTGCGCCAAGTAAGCAAAACCTTCGCAACCATGGATCACAACGTTTCAACCACAACTAAAGACATCAATGCATCGGGTGAAATGGCTCGAATCCAGATGCAAACCCTAGCGAAAAACTGCGAAGAGTTTGGCGTTACCCTTTATGACATTAACCACAAATACCAAGGTATCGTTCACGTAATGGGCCCTGAATTAGGCATTACGCTTCCTGGTATGACTATTGTTTGTGGTGACTCTCACACAGCAACGCACGGCGCATTTGGTTCTTTGGCATTCGGCATCGGTACTTCTGAAGTTGAGCACGTAATGGCAACTCAAACGCTGAAACAAGCTCGCGCTAAAACCATGAAAATCGAAGTCAAAGGCAAAGTCGCTCCGGGTATCACAGCAAAAGATATCGTTCTAGCGATTATCGGTAAAACGACGGCAGCGGGCGGTACAGGCTACGTAGTTGAATTCTGCGGTGAAGCGATTCGCGATCTTTCTATGGAAGGTCGTATGACAGTATGTAACATGGCTATCGAACTAGGTGCAAAAGCGGGATTGATCGCTCCAGACCAAACAACGTTTGATTACATCAAAGGCCGTAAGTTTGCTCCAACAGGCGCAGATTGGGATGCAGCGGTTGAATACTGGCAAACACTAAAAACAGACGAAGATGCGAAGTTTGACGCAGTTGTAACGCTAGATGCAGCAAGTATTCGTCCTCAAGTCACTTGGGGAACCAACCCAGGTCAAGTTATTGCGGTTGATACACCTATTCCTTCACCAGAATCGTTTAGCGATCCAGTCGAGCGTGTATCTGCTGAAAAAGCTTTGGCATACATGGGGCTAGAAGCTGGCAAAATGCTGTCGGATTACAAAGTCGATAAAGTCTTTGTCGGTTCTTGTACGAACTCTCGTATTGAAGATATGCGTGCAGCCGCCGCCGTTGCGAAAGGTAAAAAAGTCGCATCACATGTACAGGCGCTAATTGTTCCGGGATCGGAGCAGGTAAAAGCTCAAGCAGAAGCTGAAGGCTTAGACAAGATCTTCATCGAAGCTGGTTTTGAGTGGCGTTTACCAGGTTGTTCTATGTGTCTGGCTATGAACAATGACCGTTTAGGTGCCGGTGAACGTTGTGCATCAACCTCAAACCGTAACTTTGAAGGACGTCAGGGTCGTGATGGTAGAACCCATCTGGTTAGCCCTGCGATGGCTGCAGCAGCAGCGATTGCTGGTCACTTTGTCGATATTCGTAACAAATAA
- the leuB gene encoding 3-isopropylmalate dehydrogenase codes for MTDKTYKIAVLPGDGIGPEVMQQAHKVLNAIEQKHKLTFVREEHDVGGIAIDNHGCPLPDSTLSACEESDAVLFGSVGGPKWEHLPPNEQPERGALLPLRKHFQLFCNLRPAQIHKGLEAFSPLRADISDRGFDIVVVRELTGGIYFGQPKGREGEGANEKAFDTEVYHRFEIERIAKIAFESARLRRKKVCSIDKANVLQSSILWREVVTEIAKDYPDVELSHMYIDNATMQLIKDPSQFDVMLCSNIFGDILSDECAMITGSMGMLPSASMNESKFGLYEPAGGSAPDIAGKNIANPVAQILSAALMLRYSLGEEAAAQDIEAAVGKALSAGELTADLSGSKPALTTSQMGDKIAEYILNS; via the coding sequence ATGACAGACAAAACTTATAAGATTGCCGTATTACCAGGTGACGGCATCGGCCCAGAAGTAATGCAACAAGCACATAAAGTACTTAATGCTATCGAACAAAAACACAAGTTAACTTTCGTGCGTGAAGAACATGACGTAGGCGGTATTGCGATTGATAACCATGGCTGCCCACTTCCTGATAGCACATTGAGTGCTTGTGAAGAATCCGATGCTGTACTTTTCGGTTCTGTTGGTGGTCCTAAATGGGAACATCTTCCACCAAACGAACAACCTGAGCGTGGCGCACTTCTACCTCTACGTAAGCATTTCCAATTGTTCTGTAACTTGCGACCAGCACAGATCCACAAAGGGCTAGAAGCGTTCTCACCTCTGCGTGCTGATATCTCTGATCGTGGTTTTGATATTGTTGTTGTTCGTGAGCTAACGGGCGGCATTTACTTTGGTCAACCTAAAGGCCGTGAAGGTGAAGGCGCTAACGAGAAAGCGTTTGATACTGAGGTTTACCATCGCTTTGAAATCGAGCGTATCGCTAAGATTGCTTTTGAATCAGCTCGTCTGCGCCGCAAGAAAGTCTGTTCTATCGATAAAGCAAACGTACTTCAAAGCTCGATTCTATGGCGCGAAGTCGTCACTGAAATTGCAAAAGATTACCCAGATGTTGAGTTATCACATATGTATATTGATAACGCGACTATGCAGTTGATCAAAGATCCTTCTCAGTTTGACGTCATGCTATGTTCAAACATCTTCGGCGACATCCTTTCTGATGAATGTGCCATGATCACTGGCTCAATGGGTATGCTTCCTTCTGCAAGTATGAATGAAAGTAAGTTTGGTCTGTATGAACCAGCGGGCGGCAGTGCTCCTGATATTGCAGGTAAAAACATTGCTAACCCTGTCGCTCAAATCCTTTCTGCTGCACTCATGCTTCGTTACAGCTTAGGCGAAGAAGCCGCTGCACAAGATATTGAAGCTGCGGTAGGCAAAGCACTATCAGCTGGCGAATTAACGGCGGATCTATCCGGTAGCAAGCCTGCGCTGACCACCTCGCAAATGGGCGACAAAATCGCTGAATACATTCTTAATTCATAA